Within the Cetobacterium sp. 8H genome, the region CTCACCTTTACTCTTGGATCTAAATATTTATATGATAAGTCAACTAACAAATTAATTAACATATAAAATAATGCAACCAATAAAACATAACCTTGGATTAATGGGTAATCGTGTGTTGAAATAGCCTTAACAGCCATACTCCCCATTCCTGGCCAATTATAAACAATTTCTACTACTGCAGTCCCACTTAAAAGACTTCCCAAAGAAAGACCTAACAATGTTATTAATGGAAGCATTGCATTTGGTAAAATATGTTTTAATAGAATTATATTTTTCTTTATCCCTCTTATCTTTGCTCCTATCACATATTCTTGCTGTAGTTCTTCAAGAACTATTGTTCTTACCTGTCTAGTATATTTAGCAGACATAGCCAAAGCTAAAGTTAATGCTGGAAGAATTAATGCTTTGATATCTGATGTTCCACCTGATATTGGAATCAATTTGAGTTGCACACCAAAAAATCTTAAAAAAATTAATCCTATCCAAAAACTAGGAACAGATATTCCTATAAATGAAAATCCTCTAACTATATAATCAATAATTTTGTTTTGATTTACAGCTGCCAAAATTCCCAATGGTATTGAAATAAAAATCATTAAAAACAATGATGAAATTGCTAATTTTAAAGTAATTAGAAAACTTGATATTAACTTTTCAAAAACAGGTACCTTTAAAGAATATGAATTACCCATATTGCCACTACATATCCCAACTATCCATCTTCGATATTGAATCATAAAAGGTTGATCTACACCTAAATCCGCTCTAGTTTGAGCTAATAGCTCTGGTGTTGGAATATTTCCACATGCTGTTAACATAATTTCTGCTGGATCTCCTGGAGATAAATATATTAATAGAAATGTTAAAAAACTTATTCCAAATAATACAACTCCTATCTGTAATCCTCTCTTATAAAATCTTTTAAAATTTAATTCTAACAAAACTCCTCCTTATAAAATAAAAAAATCTAACAAAAACTAAAGGCTCGTTAAACTTTAGTTTTTATTAGAAATTAGTAGTTTTTTATTTAATTACAAAAATTGCATCATAAAATATACTCTTATTTCTCATTTTTCCCCCACAAAAAATAAAAAACTAAATTTTAAATAAGTCTCCTGACTTAGC harbors:
- the nikB gene encoding nickel ABC transporter permease, which gives rise to MLELNFKRFYKRGLQIGVVLFGISFLTFLLIYLSPGDPAEIMLTACGNIPTPELLAQTRADLGVDQPFMIQYRRWIVGICSGNMGNSYSLKVPVFEKLISSFLITLKLAISSLFLMIFISIPLGILAAVNQNKIIDYIVRGFSFIGISVPSFWIGLIFLRFFGVQLKLIPISGGTSDIKALILPALTLALAMSAKYTRQVRTIVLEELQQEYVIGAKIRGIKKNIILLKHILPNAMLPLITLLGLSLGSLLSGTAVVEIVYNWPGMGSMAVKAISTHDYPLIQGYVLLVALFYMLINLLVDLSYKYLDPRVKVSYK